The following are from one region of the Mus caroli chromosome 13, CAROLI_EIJ_v1.1, whole genome shotgun sequence genome:
- the Fbp2 gene encoding fructose-1,6-bisphosphatase isozyme 2 produces the protein MTDRSPFETDMLTLTRYVMEKGRQAKGTGELTQLLNSMLTAIKAISSAVRKAGLANLYGISGSVNVTGDEVKKLDVLSNSLVINMLQSSYSTCVLVSEENKEAVITAQERRGKYVVCFDPLDGSSNIDCLASIGTIFAIYKKTTEDEPSEKDALQPGRNIVAAGYALYGSATLVALSTGQGVDLFMLDPALGEFVLVEKDVRIKKKGKIFSLNEGYAKYFDAATAEYVQKKKFPEDGSAPYGARYVGSMVADVHRTLVYGGIFMYPANQKSPNGKLRLLYECNPVAYIIEQAGGMATTGTQPVLDVKPESIHQRVPLILGSPEDVQEYLSCVQRNQAGR, from the exons ATGACGGACAGAAGCCCCTTTGAGACAGACATGCTGACCCTGACCCGTTACGTTATGGAAAAGGGGCGACAGGCCAAAGGGACCGGAGAACTCACGCAGCTGCTCAACTCGATGCTGACTGCCATCAAAGCCATCTCTTCCGCAGTGCGCAAGGCCGGCCTGGCCAACCT GTATGGGATTTCGGGGAGCGTGAATGTGACAGGAGATGAGGTGAAGAAACTGGACGTGCTGTCCAACTCCCTGGTCATCAACATGCTTCAGTCTTCTTACAGCACCTGTGTGCTCGTCTCGGAAGAGAATAAAGAGGCGGTGATCACAGCCCAGGAGAGGAGG GGGAAATATGTGGTTTGCTTTGACCCTCTGGATGGATCTTCAAACATTGACTGCCTGGCCTCCATCGGAACTATATTTGCTATTTACAAAAAG ACCACGGAGGATGAGCCTTCTGAGAAGGATGCCTTGCAGCCTGGCCGCAACATCGTGGCTGCGGGTTATGCACTGTATGGTAGTGCAACCCTGGTGGCTCTTTCCACAGGACAAGGAGTGGATCTCTTCATGCTGGACCCG GCTCTTGGAGAATTTGTGCTAGTGGAAAAAGATGTCCGGattaagaagaaagggaaaattttTAGCCTCAACGAGGGCTATGCCAAGTATTTTGATGCTGCTACCGCTGAGTatgtacagaaaaagaaattcccCGAG GATGGCAGTGCGCCTTATGGAGCCAGGTACGTGGGTTCCATGGTGGCTGATGTGCATCGCACCTTGGTCTATGGAGGAATCTTCATGTACCCAGCCAACCAGAAGAGTCCTAATGGCAAG CTCCGGCTCCTGTATGAATGCAATCCTGTGGCCTATATCATTGAGCAAGCAGGAGGTATGGCAACCACAGGCACCCAGCCAGTACTGGATGTGAAGCCTGAGAGTATTCACCAGCGAGTCCCCCTCATTCTGGGGTCCCCCGAGGATGTGCAAGAGTATCTCAGCTGTGTGCAGAGAAACCAGGCAGGCAGGTAG